A genomic stretch from Candidatus Hydrogenisulfobacillus filiaventi includes:
- a CDS encoding membrane protein of unknown function (Evidence 5 : Unknown function) — protein sequence MRPGPAWEALRTASLRAGLAFWIWLTAMLAFPMEFPHLGPGTAVAAALVAALTAGFGGTWLEQRWAAALSFLERVVWWTAFVVLLPFLLQFVEHGLAVTVRGALLSGLAVAVTLTAVPPARSPLGDRPAEGGSRP from the coding sequence ATGCGTCCCGGACCCGCCTGGGAGGCCCTGCGCACCGCCAGCCTACGCGCCGGGCTGGCCTTCTGGATCTGGCTGACGGCCATGCTGGCCTTCCCGATGGAGTTTCCGCACCTGGGGCCCGGAACCGCGGTGGCTGCCGCCCTGGTAGCGGCACTGACGGCCGGCTTCGGCGGCACCTGGCTGGAACAGCGCTGGGCGGCGGCCCTGAGCTTTCTGGAACGGGTGGTCTGGTGGACCGCCTTCGTAGTTCTGCTGCCGTTTCTGCTGCAGTTCGTCGAGCACGGCTTGGCCGTGACCGTGCGGGGGGCCCTGCTCAGCGGGCTGGCGGTGGCCGTCACCCTGACAGCGGTGCCGCCCGCGCGGTCCCCCCTGGGGGACCGGCCGGCCGAGGGCGGCAGCCGGCCCTAG
- a CDS encoding TetR/AcrR family transcriptional regulator produces MAGFEERDRREDLLIAAQQVFGRYGYHDATVRAITETAGCAAGTFYLYFASKEDCFLALVERLYERIMAAVVEARRGAAHASDKLYRSLWAVVDTLAADPELARVVMVRAAGAGSWLEERLWRLHDTFAEFIAQDLEESGLDPVEARTGARAWFGALNELVGVWARRPPEAGATPTLEEEVGRIQRLFWRGWGLPWPETPVHSPRPAGSA; encoded by the coding sequence GTGGCTGGGTTCGAGGAGCGCGATCGGCGGGAGGACTTGTTAATCGCGGCCCAGCAGGTGTTTGGCCGGTACGGCTACCATGATGCCACCGTGCGGGCCATCACAGAGACGGCCGGCTGTGCGGCGGGCACGTTCTACCTGTACTTCGCCAGCAAGGAGGACTGCTTCCTGGCCCTGGTGGAGCGGCTCTACGAGCGCATCATGGCCGCAGTAGTGGAGGCGCGCCGGGGGGCGGCGCACGCCTCCGACAAGTTGTACCGGTCGCTCTGGGCGGTGGTGGATACCCTGGCCGCCGACCCCGAGCTGGCGCGGGTGGTGATGGTGCGGGCGGCCGGGGCCGGCAGCTGGCTGGAGGAGCGCCTCTGGCGCCTGCACGACACCTTTGCCGAGTTCATCGCCCAAGACCTGGAGGAGTCGGGGCTGGACCCGGTCGAGGCCCGCACCGGGGCGCGGGCCTGGTTCGGCGCCCTCAACGAGCTGGTGGGAGTGTGGGCCCGGCGCCCGCCGGAGGCGGGTGCAACCCCCACGCTGGAGGAGGAGGTGGGCCGTATTCAGCGCCTGTTCTGGCGGGGGTGGGGCCTGCCCTGGCCGGAGACGCCGGTACATAGCCCCCGACCGGCGGGGTCAGCCTGA
- a CDS encoding conserved protein of unknown function (Evidence 4 : Unknown function but conserved in other organisms), translating into MAAPGARLGATGREGVAVPRFQYWDGQQARESREWPPEGRPLWVDLGPEDAAGLGAIINRLAPVHETLVERVLESEDRQAQILGRRPMVVFVLSHYLGDLRRLTLHHLGVFYGAGFLLTVHLEDPHPAVSRAWQEVLRDGALANGLDMALYYLLRAHWARLAALQRQLNADFEALHKLVLLKPQKPLAASIWRLRRETMRLSRLVRPEQAIYRLFAAEQAPFVHPDHHPYFAALAGRMHELVDDVTGARDELAGLVEAYSSMQSNTINKVMQFLTLLSVLALPATTIASIYGMNFRIPEIRWPNGYFYSLVLMGLTTLSLALYVKRRGWWDGMGEDPADPQWEDSKGKR; encoded by the coding sequence ATGGCTGCGCCGGGAGCCAGGCTAGGCGCCACAGGCAGGGAGGGGGTCGCCGTGCCGCGGTTTCAGTACTGGGACGGGCAGCAGGCCCGGGAAAGCCGGGAATGGCCACCGGAAGGCCGTCCTCTGTGGGTGGACCTGGGCCCGGAGGATGCGGCGGGCCTGGGGGCGATCATCAACCGGCTGGCGCCGGTCCATGAAACCCTGGTGGAACGGGTGCTGGAGTCGGAGGACCGCCAGGCGCAGATCCTGGGCCGCCGCCCCATGGTGGTGTTTGTGCTGAGTCATTACCTGGGCGACCTCCGGCGCCTGACCCTGCACCACCTGGGGGTCTTTTACGGGGCCGGCTTCCTGCTGACGGTGCATCTCGAGGATCCCCACCCGGCCGTGAGCCGGGCCTGGCAGGAGGTGCTGCGGGACGGGGCCCTGGCCAACGGCCTGGACATGGCCCTGTATTACCTGTTGCGGGCCCACTGGGCGCGGCTGGCAGCGTTGCAGCGCCAGCTCAACGCCGACTTCGAGGCCCTGCACAAGCTGGTGCTGCTGAAGCCGCAAAAACCCCTCGCCGCCTCCATCTGGCGGCTGCGCCGGGAAACCATGCGTCTAAGCCGGCTGGTAAGGCCGGAGCAGGCCATCTACCGGCTGTTCGCCGCCGAGCAGGCCCCTTTCGTACATCCCGACCATCATCCGTACTTCGCCGCCCTGGCGGGGCGCATGCACGAACTGGTCGACGACGTTACCGGGGCCCGGGACGAGCTGGCGGGGCTGGTGGAGGCCTACAGCTCCATGCAGTCCAACACCATCAATAAGGTCATGCAGTTTCTGACCCTCTTGTCGGTGCTGGCCCTGCCCGCCACCACCATTGCCTCCATTTACGGTATGAACTTCCGCATTCCCGAGATCCGCTGGCCCAACGGGTACTTCTACTCCCTGGTCCTGATGGGCCTCACCACCCTCAGCCTGGCGTTGTACGTCAAACGGCGGGGCTGGTGGGACGGCATGGGGGAGGACCCGGCCGATCCTCAATGGGAGGACAGCAAGGGGAAGAGATAG
- a CDS encoding DNA polymerase III alpha subunit, with translation MTGVAAGPLLGLRSPYVPGRALLDLDQALEAAAARGWRLVALADDPALPAGVAFWRAARARGLVPYLAVERLLLGAGGARPVHLWAGGEAGWRVLCRLALEPDPLPWDRVRPWLGRALWVSGEPGALPPGPGVRAEFEPGQAVPEGPALAVWWAAFRDPADLEAYRVLAALHSRRPDPRARPVVARAALAAACRGCREEMPFDPPELPDSRPKLPRFLPGAEVAAELALLEGRVRTGARRRWGPGWPQREGLRSRLEQELEVIGALGFAGYFLIVEDLVNEARRLGIRVGPGRGSAAGSAVAYALGITAIDPLRYGLRFERFLNPDRKGLPDIDLDFADARRLELVEYLRRRWTPERTAQIGTWGTFGPRAVLRDLGRWGGVPAPLVEAAVRTLPAVGGRLADGGADLERALARWPTARPWLDLARRLEGLPRHASVHAAGVVITPGPLWDFLPVRQAEGGFVTAPDRAGVEALGLLKLDLLGLRTLSVLDAVEEGVRAAGAEPPALGAAPPDDPETLALLGAGDTEGVFQLDSAGVRDLLRRMRPRHLEEVMAVVALYRPGPMTMIPEYLERRRSGVPPGDPLAGVCRDTYGVLVYQEQLMQLAQELAGFSPGEADALRRAVSKKDHALLEELGGRLRAALAAAGLGEAEVAALWARIAAFGDYGFNKAHAAGYGLLAYHLAYLKAHHPLEFWSAQLAGIRDSDRLAAALRACVQSGITVLRPRLDRPQPGRPFRPAGPAALQAGLAVIRGLGEAHARLVAEELDRNGPFVSRAEAARRLLPRLGARAWAALEAAGALPAEGEVPAAGTAGGQLSLFGEAPGPAAPAPAGPDDGTAFGFPWPEPAGVWVVKLAGSGTAAALEGLAAVARAWPGGWSWVQVVGRGRGRRLPLPGAAGDPRVRQAALGVAGVEGCVAQIRPNGPVPPVS, from the coding sequence ATGACAGGCGTTGCGGCGGGACCGCTGTTGGGCTTGCGGTCGCCCTATGTGCCCGGCCGTGCCCTGCTGGACCTCGACCAGGCGCTGGAGGCGGCCGCCGCCCGGGGATGGCGGCTGGTGGCCCTGGCGGACGATCCTGCCCTGCCGGCCGGGGTCGCCTTCTGGCGGGCAGCCCGGGCCCGGGGGCTGGTGCCGTACCTGGCGGTGGAACGGCTGCTGCTGGGGGCAGGCGGTGCCCGCCCGGTCCACCTGTGGGCCGGCGGCGAAGCGGGCTGGCGGGTGCTCTGCCGGCTGGCCCTGGAACCGGATCCGCTGCCGTGGGACCGGGTACGGCCCTGGTTGGGGCGGGCCCTCTGGGTGAGCGGGGAGCCGGGGGCGCTGCCCCCCGGCCCGGGGGTGCGCGCGGAGTTTGAACCCGGGCAGGCGGTTCCCGAGGGCCCTGCCCTGGCGGTGTGGTGGGCGGCCTTTCGGGACCCGGCCGACCTGGAGGCCTACCGGGTGCTGGCGGCCCTGCACAGCCGGCGGCCCGACCCCAGGGCCCGTCCGGTGGTGGCCCGCGCGGCCCTGGCTGCCGCCTGCCGGGGGTGCCGGGAGGAGATGCCCTTTGACCCGCCGGAGCTGCCCGACAGCCGGCCCAAGCTGCCCCGCTTCCTGCCGGGGGCGGAGGTGGCGGCGGAGCTGGCCCTGCTGGAAGGCCGGGTGCGGACCGGGGCCCGCCGCCGCTGGGGGCCGGGCTGGCCGCAGCGGGAAGGGCTGCGGAGCCGCCTGGAACAGGAGCTGGAGGTGATCGGGGCCCTCGGCTTTGCCGGCTATTTCCTGATCGTGGAGGACCTGGTCAACGAGGCCCGGCGCCTGGGGATCCGGGTGGGGCCCGGACGGGGGTCCGCGGCTGGCAGCGCGGTGGCCTACGCCCTGGGCATTACGGCCATCGATCCCCTCCGTTACGGACTGCGGTTCGAACGCTTCCTCAACCCAGACCGCAAGGGATTGCCTGACATCGACCTCGACTTCGCTGATGCCCGGCGCCTGGAGCTGGTGGAATACCTGCGCCGGCGCTGGACCCCGGAGCGCACGGCGCAAATCGGCACCTGGGGCACCTTCGGGCCACGGGCGGTGCTGCGCGACCTGGGCCGTTGGGGCGGTGTCCCGGCCCCCCTGGTGGAAGCGGCGGTGCGCACGCTGCCGGCCGTCGGCGGGAGGCTGGCCGATGGCGGGGCCGACCTGGAACGGGCCCTGGCCCGCTGGCCCACCGCACGACCGTGGCTGGACCTGGCCCGCCGGCTGGAAGGGCTGCCCCGGCATGCGTCGGTACATGCCGCCGGGGTGGTGATTACCCCCGGGCCCTTATGGGATTTCCTGCCGGTGCGTCAGGCCGAGGGCGGGTTCGTGACCGCGCCTGACCGGGCGGGGGTGGAGGCCCTGGGCCTGCTCAAGCTGGACCTGCTGGGCCTGCGGACGTTGAGCGTGCTCGACGCCGTGGAGGAGGGGGTGCGCGCGGCCGGGGCCGAGCCTCCCGCCTTGGGGGCCGCCCCTCCCGACGATCCGGAGACCCTGGCCCTGTTGGGGGCCGGGGACACCGAGGGGGTCTTCCAGCTGGACAGCGCGGGGGTGCGCGACCTGCTGCGCCGGATGCGGCCCCGCCATCTGGAGGAGGTGATGGCGGTGGTCGCCCTCTACCGGCCGGGCCCCATGACCATGATCCCCGAATACCTGGAGCGCCGCCGCAGCGGCGTGCCTCCCGGCGATCCCCTGGCGGGGGTATGCCGCGATACCTACGGCGTGCTGGTCTACCAGGAACAGTTGATGCAGCTGGCCCAGGAACTGGCCGGCTTCAGCCCCGGCGAGGCCGATGCCCTGCGGCGGGCGGTGAGCAAAAAGGATCATGCCCTGCTGGAGGAGCTGGGCGGCCGCCTGCGGGCAGCCCTGGCCGCCGCTGGCCTGGGGGAGGCTGAGGTCGCCGCCCTCTGGGCCCGCATCGCCGCCTTCGGGGACTATGGCTTCAATAAAGCCCACGCCGCCGGCTACGGGCTGCTGGCCTACCACCTGGCCTATCTCAAGGCGCACCATCCCCTGGAGTTCTGGTCCGCCCAGCTGGCGGGGATCCGGGACAGCGACCGGCTGGCGGCCGCACTGCGCGCCTGCGTCCAGAGCGGGATCACCGTGCTGCGCCCGCGGCTGGACCGGCCGCAGCCGGGCCGGCCGTTCCGGCCTGCGGGTCCGGCCGCGCTGCAGGCGGGGCTGGCGGTGATCCGCGGCCTCGGGGAAGCGCATGCCCGCCTGGTGGCGGAGGAGCTGGACCGCAACGGCCCCTTCGTCAGCCGGGCGGAGGCGGCCCGCCGTCTGCTGCCGCGCCTGGGGGCGCGGGCCTGGGCGGCGTTGGAGGCGGCGGGAGCGCTGCCGGCGGAGGGGGAGGTGCCGGCCGCGGGCACGGCCGGGGGCCAGTTGTCCCTGTTCGGGGAGGCTCCGGGCCCGGCCGCGCCGGCGCCGGCCGGGCCGGATGACGGCACCGCCTTCGGGTTTCCCTGGCCGGAGCCGGCGGGGGTCTGGGTGGTGAAGCTGGCCGGGAGCGGGACAGCTGCGGCCCTGGAAGGCCTGGCGGCCGTGGCGCGCGCCTGGCCCGGCGGGTGGAGCTGGGTGCAGGTCGTGGGCCGCGGCCGGGGACGGCGTCTGCCCCTGCCGGGAGCGGCCGGGGATCCCCGGGTGCGGCAGGCGGCGCTGGGCGTGGCGGGGGTGGAGGGCTGCGTGGCACAGATCCGCCCGAACGGGCCGGTTCCGCCGGTGTCTTGA
- a CDS encoding conserved protein of unknown function (Evidence 4 : Unknown function but conserved in other organisms) has product MAIQVLGTEGNGAGWTVRLAVEEGVYRWPDYRVRLRDVPAPPPGWDDAAVRQALAAFALDQVRRHLWEGALPPYGMEVAADGVFTG; this is encoded by the coding sequence ATGGCGATCCAGGTATTGGGTACCGAGGGGAACGGGGCCGGCTGGACGGTACGGCTGGCGGTGGAGGAGGGGGTCTACCGCTGGCCGGATTATCGGGTGCGCTTGCGGGACGTCCCCGCTCCGCCTCCGGGATGGGACGACGCGGCAGTGCGGCAGGCACTGGCGGCCTTTGCCCTGGATCAGGTCCGCCGTCACCTGTGGGAAGGGGCGTTGCCGCCGTACGGCATGGAGGTTGCGGCCGACGGGGTGTTCACGGGCTGA
- a CDS encoding conserved protein of unknown function (Evidence 4 : Unknown function but conserved in other organisms): protein MDKIDELGRKYSCHFCGAELNANATTCSQCGRLQPRANMRIGSRGKVVPFRPVRRKPAASAKHRRTAAWRREDARFWWILGPILALSLVLPYLFPLLSSH from the coding sequence ATGGACAAGATTGACGAACTGGGGCGCAAATACAGCTGTCATTTCTGCGGCGCGGAGTTAAACGCCAACGCCACCACCTGTTCGCAGTGCGGTCGGCTGCAGCCGCGCGCCAACATGCGGATCGGCTCCCGCGGTAAGGTCGTCCCCTTCCGCCCCGTCCGGCGCAAGCCGGCAGCCAGTGCCAAACACCGCCGCACGGCCGCCTGGCGGCGGGAGGACGCCCGCTTCTGGTGGATCCTGGGCCCTATCCTGGCCTTGAGCCTGGTGCTGCCCTATCTCTTCCCCTTGCTGTCCTCCCATTGA
- a CDS encoding conserved membrane protein of unknown function (Evidence 4 : Unknown function but conserved in other organisms): protein MSGASQPIDWTPMIVGVTAGMLSRLLALRTGRSHYPSYPSGYISQVALGLIAAMVGSVIIVALLADKFTAATFLTLAATQFRDVRNTERKTLEQEESLILVQRGAAYIEGIALTFEARNFLAMLVAFVTSVFTAWLGLAGGVVVGGIAVVVGEVLMSGPRVGQFIDVRPARIWFDKGSLLYAGRVMMMEVGLPHSRQRWSEMGLAVELVPKNARGEAILWSVSQRQAIAHEAAAAVGTQKDVGYPEQTPLCRMEMPNATGIAGLSILPIERNMDKLIRAIRRTPVLEANRWNAVINNRREGTQNHG from the coding sequence ATGTCAGGGGCATCCCAGCCCATCGACTGGACACCGATGATCGTGGGCGTCACTGCCGGCATGCTCAGCCGGCTGCTGGCACTGCGCACCGGCCGCAGCCATTACCCCAGCTACCCGTCGGGCTACATCTCCCAGGTGGCCCTGGGGCTCATCGCCGCCATGGTGGGCTCCGTCATCATCGTCGCCCTGCTGGCCGATAAGTTCACCGCCGCCACGTTCCTCACCCTAGCGGCCACCCAATTCCGGGACGTGCGCAACACCGAGCGCAAGACCTTGGAACAGGAGGAAAGCCTGATCCTGGTGCAGCGGGGAGCGGCCTATATCGAAGGTATCGCCCTCACCTTCGAGGCCCGCAACTTCCTGGCCATGCTGGTGGCCTTCGTGACCTCCGTGTTCACCGCCTGGCTGGGGCTGGCCGGCGGCGTAGTTGTGGGAGGCATCGCGGTGGTGGTGGGGGAGGTCCTGATGAGCGGGCCCCGGGTGGGACAGTTCATCGACGTGCGCCCCGCCCGCATCTGGTTCGATAAGGGGTCCCTGCTCTACGCGGGCCGGGTGATGATGATGGAGGTCGGCCTGCCCCACTCCCGCCAGCGTTGGTCGGAAATGGGGCTGGCGGTGGAGCTGGTGCCCAAGAACGCCCGCGGCGAGGCCATCCTCTGGAGCGTCTCCCAACGGCAGGCTATCGCCCACGAAGCGGCCGCCGCCGTCGGCACCCAGAAGGACGTCGGTTACCCCGAGCAGACCCCGCTCTGCCGGATGGAAATGCCGAATGCCACCGGGATTGCCGGCCTCAGCATCCTGCCGATCGAGCGCAATATGGACAAGCTCATCCGGGCGATCCGGCGCACGCCGGTCCTGGAGGCCAACCGTTGGAACGCGGTCATCAACAACCGCCGGGAGGGGACCCAAAACCATGGCTGA
- a CDS encoding conserved protein of unknown function (Evidence 4 : Unknown function but conserved in other organisms) yields the protein MADAPTPVMFAIVTTNEKTVHGGMAPVFVAQDEAERDRIAMWLTRITNAIAHDLHNGTVILTVNAASGTGGS from the coding sequence ATGGCTGACGCGCCGACCCCAGTCATGTTCGCCATCGTGACCACGAACGAGAAGACGGTCCACGGCGGAATGGCGCCGGTGTTCGTAGCGCAGGACGAGGCCGAACGGGACCGCATCGCCATGTGGCTGACGCGGATTACCAACGCCATCGCCCATGACCTGCACAATGGCACCGTCATCCTGACCGTCAACGCCGCGTCAGGAACCGGAGGCAGCTGA
- a CDS encoding ADP-ribose pyrophosphatase: protein MLRNRIRRVPVTVRGTHYIHEYLVLPDVCAVVAETPEGVILVEQFRPALGKRILELPAGRLRRGEEPVEGARRELREETGYQADQLRLLARFYPSVGLSRHKVHLYYTYNPKPGPTDWDPTEEIEVRIIPVQEIPRLLAEGRAADGKTHLGLVYFLNHRGWTMQKGRWRPAAQVQPPGGSH, encoded by the coding sequence GTGCTGAGAAATCGCATCCGACGCGTGCCGGTCACCGTACGCGGTACGCATTACATCCACGAGTACCTGGTCCTGCCGGACGTTTGCGCCGTCGTGGCCGAAACCCCGGAAGGGGTGATCCTGGTTGAGCAGTTCCGGCCGGCCCTGGGCAAGCGTATCCTGGAGCTTCCGGCCGGGCGGTTGCGGCGGGGGGAGGAACCGGTGGAGGGGGCACGGCGGGAACTGCGGGAGGAAACCGGCTACCAGGCGGATCAGCTGCGCCTGTTAGCCCGCTTTTATCCCTCAGTCGGCCTGTCCCGGCACAAGGTCCACCTCTATTACACCTACAACCCGAAACCCGGCCCGACGGACTGGGATCCCACCGAGGAAATCGAGGTCCGCATCATCCCGGTGCAGGAAATCCCCCGCCTGCTGGCGGAGGGCCGGGCCGCAGACGGGAAGACCCATCTCGGCCTGGTTTATTTTTTGAACCACCGCGGATGGACGATGCAAAAAGGACGATGGCGCCCGGCGGCTCAGGTTCAACCGCCCGGCGGAAGCCACTAG
- a CDS encoding conserved membrane protein of unknown function (Evidence 4 : Unknown function but conserved in other organisms), with protein sequence MPVLHGGRVDASERAALIQHLTPPPGITMAPYPAWRDVAYRISLVLFLLGLVGMAVVDAARLNTAAVWMQGLVALAATGAGWFFLVWLSGWRWLVRSLATLGAAGWLGGLAGGVPALLVVGWAGTLAATSIMAAKEDHCFRLPTGKVVPWASLLLGIGILAGFPLRADAVLWAMIAALWAALLIRRFRLPLFEID encoded by the coding sequence ATGCCGGTCCTGCATGGGGGGCGGGTCGATGCCAGTGAGCGGGCGGCGCTCATCCAGCACCTGACGCCCCCGCCGGGCATCACCATGGCGCCGTATCCCGCCTGGCGGGACGTGGCCTACCGGATTTCACTGGTGCTGTTCCTGCTGGGCCTGGTCGGGATGGCGGTGGTGGATGCGGCCCGTTTGAACACGGCCGCGGTCTGGATGCAGGGACTGGTCGCCCTGGCCGCCACCGGCGCCGGCTGGTTCTTCCTGGTCTGGCTGTCCGGCTGGCGCTGGCTGGTCCGCAGCCTGGCCACCCTGGGGGCGGCGGGCTGGCTGGGCGGGCTGGCGGGCGGCGTGCCCGCGCTGCTGGTGGTCGGGTGGGCGGGCACCCTGGCTGCCACCTCCATCATGGCGGCCAAGGAGGACCACTGCTTCCGCCTGCCCACCGGCAAAGTGGTGCCCTGGGCCAGCCTGCTGCTGGGCATTGGCATCCTGGCCGGATTCCCCCTGCGGGCGGATGCCGTATTGTGGGCGATGATCGCGGCCCTATGGGCGGCCCTGCTCATCCGCCGCTTCCGCCTGCCGCTGTTCGAGATCGACTAG